The Argiope bruennichi chromosome 5, qqArgBrue1.1, whole genome shotgun sequence genome segment GGTTCCGAAGCCGacaccttactaccaggccaccgcggcttcTGTAACTGTGATTATCATTGTTGTTTTTCCAAACCAGTAACTTCAACTTTAACTTCAGCTTGTttctcaaacaaacaaacaagtaaACAAAACAGAGACAGTGACAGAAAATGGatgtgatattaaaatatttacacttaaacatttattaaacgtTTGAATTTCTATGTGATGATATACcagagtaaaaaataataatctaagaTGTCTGTTGATCGAGGATTCACATGGATGGACGATGAAACTTTAGCActgattgaaatattttcgaaagaagATATACAATATGAACttaattgtttgaaaagaaatattgggGTGTATGGAAGAATAGCCAGTGAATTAGCTGAAGTTGGATACAGACGTACAGCTTACCAGTGtcgggaaaaaataaaaagacttcgAAAAGAGTACCATTCATCAAAACATTGcattgaaaacaatattacacCTAAGAAACCAATGAAATACTTCGACCtggttgataaaatatttgatcgaGATTCATCCTCACAAATTAATAATGTCGATTTAAATCCATTAAGTTCTGATCATGAAGAGGAGttacatttaacttttaatcatGAGCAAGAATCTGATGCATCTAATAGTTGTGCCACTATTGAATTCGCAGCTTCTCAACTACCGGGAACATCACGATCAACAAAAGCTACTGGAGACACTGATTCAgctattttgtgtaaaaataagcaaaaagatGCATCGACTGAAAATCGTAATGATTGTGAAAACGTTTCTGTTTTAAATAGTGCCCACTTATATGATTTATCTGATAAAGGtaagtttgaatatttaaaattttacaaaattgatttcagagattgcattttgttttgtgaaatat includes the following:
- the LOC129969125 gene encoding uncharacterized protein LOC129969125 isoform X1, giving the protein MSVDRGFTWMDDETLALIEIFSKEDIQYELNCLKRNIGVYGRIASELAEVGYRRTAYQCREKIKRLRKEYHSSKHCIENNITPKKPMKYFDLVDKIFDRDSSSQINNVDLNPLSSDHEEELHLTFNHEQESDASNSCATIEFAASQLPGTSRSTKATGDTDSAILCKNKQKDASTENRNDCENVSVLNSAHLYDLSDKDSPLDENESPWVPNVVLIENDSESIGLDNNIDESKDNNAVFSEEDQLQDFHDVSQSETIFKDSEEPPKKKRKTGSSKQWLKKMLDDVTETFLNYQGTSESRFIERITHFEQERIKRDESMQKLWLEFEERRRKDEQEHELKMLSLFGQFVKQINNPEVKDST
- the LOC129969125 gene encoding uncharacterized protein LOC129969125 isoform X2, with product MSVDRGFTWMDDETLALIEIFSKEDIQYELNCLKRNIGVYGRIASELAEVGYRRTAYQCREKIKRLRKEYHSSKHCIENNITPKKPMKYFDLVDKIFDRDSSSQINNVDLNPLSSDHEEELHLTFNHEQESDASNSCATIEFAASQLPGTSRSTKATGDTDSAILCKNKQKDASTENRNDCENVSVLNSAHLYDLSDKEDTGNPWTPDVVLVEQDAPTALFENQSSASTSSMNENLTGRKKRKLSSQMTVFKYMMDSMTLKFMKYQTDFDKKILNKIEELENERSAMDERIQKMWMDFEEKRRVDEKEHELKIMTTFQDIINGMKVNEE